The following are encoded together in the Chanodichthys erythropterus isolate Z2021 chromosome 16, ASM2448905v1, whole genome shotgun sequence genome:
- the otomp gene encoding otolith matrix protein 1 isoform X1, which produces MDHPGGHLAVVLFLLVLVSMSTENNIIRWCTVSDVEEQKCLDLAGNATARNIRGHLLCVRGQSPTDCMKQIKNGTADASTMYADEIYTAGFCYGLDVAVGESYNGVDGINYYVVALARTSSSDLSLLEMHERSSCHPGMRTTVGWTVPIGFLVNTSQISVDEQCNFPHAVGDFFGYSCVPGVKDPEHDPKGNNPRNLCEACIGDENDRHICANNPRERHFGEAGALRCVAENLGDVAFVKHTTVFDNMQGKNQESWALDLEMEDLKLLCPDGSEASLFQHERCHLAVVPTNAVVVRLEDKCRVYKFLERVQNAFANATEGFSLFSSVNYGQPDVLFSDSTRKLLRVMGTYTSWLGSSYTTILKAFECEGLC; this is translated from the exons ATGGATCATCCAGGAGGACACCTTGCAGTGGTTCTGTTCCTGCTTGTTCTGGTTTCTATGTCCACTGAAAACAACATTA TCAGATGGTGCACAGTGTCAGATGTCGAAGAGCAGAAGTGTTTGGATCTAGCTGGAAACGCCACAGCCAGGAACATCCGCGGACATCTTCTGTGTGTGAGGGGCCAAAGTCCCACCGACTGCATGAAGCAAATTAAG AACGGCACTGCAGATGCCTCAACTATGTATGCGGATGAGATCTACACGGCGGGGTTTTGCTATGGCTTAGATGTGGCTGTGGGAGAGTCTTATAACGGTGTGG ATGGCATTAATTATTACGTGGTTGCTCTGGCGCGGACATCATCCAGTGATCTGTCGCTGCTGGAGATGCACGAGCGCAGCTCCTGTCACCCGGGGATGAGGACCACAGTGGGCTGGACCGTCCCCATCGGCTTCCTGGTCAACACATCACAGATCAGTGTGGATGAGCAGTGCAACTTTCCCCATG CGGTTGGGGATTTTTTCGGCTACAGCTGTGTCCCAGGAGTGAAGGACCCAGAACATGATCCTAAAGGAAACAACCCAAGGAACCTGTGCGAGGCCTGCATCGGAGACGAGAACGACCGTCACATCTGCGCCAACAACCCTCGGGAACGGCACTTCGGAGAGGCTGGAGCTCTGAG GTGTGTGGCGGAGAATCTGGGGGACGTTGCCTTTGTGAAGCACACTACAGTCTTCGACAACATGCAGG GTAAGAACCAGGAGTCGTGGGCGCTGGACCTGGAGATGGAGGACTTGAAGCTCTTGTGTCCTGACGGGAGCGAAGCGAGCCTGTTCCAACACGAGCGCTGCCACCTGGCTGTCGTGCCAACCAATGCTGTGGTAGTGCGTTTGGAGGACAAATGCCGCGTTTACAAGTTCTTGGAACGTGTGCAG AATGCGTTTGCGAACGCCACTGAAGGATTCTCTCTGTTCAGCTCGGTGAATTACGGCCAGCCTGATGTTCTGTTCAGCGACTCCACCAGAAAGCTGCTGCGTGTGATGGGGACCTACACGTCCTGGCTGGGCTCCAGTTACACCACCATCCTGAAGGCCTTCGAGTGTGAAG GTCTGTGTTGA
- the otomp gene encoding otolith matrix protein 1 isoform X2, which produces MKQIKNGTADASTMYADEIYTAGFCYGLDVAVGESYNGVDGINYYVVALARTSSSDLSLLEMHERSSCHPGMRTTVGWTVPIGFLVNTSQISVDEQCNFPHAVGDFFGYSCVPGVKDPEHDPKGNNPRNLCEACIGDENDRHICANNPRERHFGEAGALRCVAENLGDVAFVKHTTVFDNMQGKNQESWALDLEMEDLKLLCPDGSEASLFQHERCHLAVVPTNAVVVRLEDKCRVYKFLERVQNAFANATEGFSLFSSVNYGQPDVLFSDSTRKLLRVMGTYTSWLGSSYTTILKAFECEGLC; this is translated from the exons ATGAAGCAAATTAAG AACGGCACTGCAGATGCCTCAACTATGTATGCGGATGAGATCTACACGGCGGGGTTTTGCTATGGCTTAGATGTGGCTGTGGGAGAGTCTTATAACGGTGTGG ATGGCATTAATTATTACGTGGTTGCTCTGGCGCGGACATCATCCAGTGATCTGTCGCTGCTGGAGATGCACGAGCGCAGCTCCTGTCACCCGGGGATGAGGACCACAGTGGGCTGGACCGTCCCCATCGGCTTCCTGGTCAACACATCACAGATCAGTGTGGATGAGCAGTGCAACTTTCCCCATG CGGTTGGGGATTTTTTCGGCTACAGCTGTGTCCCAGGAGTGAAGGACCCAGAACATGATCCTAAAGGAAACAACCCAAGGAACCTGTGCGAGGCCTGCATCGGAGACGAGAACGACCGTCACATCTGCGCCAACAACCCTCGGGAACGGCACTTCGGAGAGGCTGGAGCTCTGAG GTGTGTGGCGGAGAATCTGGGGGACGTTGCCTTTGTGAAGCACACTACAGTCTTCGACAACATGCAGG GTAAGAACCAGGAGTCGTGGGCGCTGGACCTGGAGATGGAGGACTTGAAGCTCTTGTGTCCTGACGGGAGCGAAGCGAGCCTGTTCCAACACGAGCGCTGCCACCTGGCTGTCGTGCCAACCAATGCTGTGGTAGTGCGTTTGGAGGACAAATGCCGCGTTTACAAGTTCTTGGAACGTGTGCAG AATGCGTTTGCGAACGCCACTGAAGGATTCTCTCTGTTCAGCTCGGTGAATTACGGCCAGCCTGATGTTCTGTTCAGCGACTCCACCAGAAAGCTGCTGCGTGTGATGGGGACCTACACGTCCTGGCTGGGCTCCAGTTACACCACCATCCTGAAGGCCTTCGAGTGTGAAG GTCTGTGTTGA